One segment of Setaria viridis chromosome 4, Setaria_viridis_v4.0, whole genome shotgun sequence DNA contains the following:
- the LOC117853284 gene encoding F-box/FBD/LRR-repeat protein At1g13570 — translation MEHQPLMGVSMRKMKAKLQSDLKRDGVDVPDALGMGTAMMLMFLYPAIPNPPVSPAAPLASAVAARAPGDGVDRISRLPDPILKNIVSRLPAKDAARTATLASRWRGLWCSVPLALVDAHIVPRGVRTDRMAPGGDDITSRVGVLVASRVLEAHPGPFRCAHLTRGHMASHQPEMERWLKLLAAKGVQELVFINRPWPLDFPLPASLFGCAASLTRLHLGAWRFPSTARLPRATRFQNLQELVLSLIVIEDRDLQFLIDKSPVLEILTVITSQTGARVRLVSRSLRCVQVTMSALADITVVDAPRLERLFLWMITCSPRSDMRSRIKIGHAPKLRMLGHWQPELELEIGNTIIKVGTKVSPSTMVPSVKILALELQFEVHSEVKMVPSFLRCFPNVETLHVFSLNAPSGTPDLKFWLEVGCIDCVQKHVKKFVFQEFRGKRSELAFLKFIAERAQVLEKMVVMVSSACFSSADGVTAKLKPLISAKWVSKECKLIIFKSQSTDGASPAWVFRIASDFSCSDPFDLLTAYAELSNDASVLHPSSTL, via the exons ATGGAGCACCAGCCGCTCATGGGCGTCAGCATgagaaagatgaaggccaagctGCAGAGCGACCTGAAGCGCGATGGCGTCGACGTTCCCGATGCGCTGGGGATGGGCACGGCCATGATGCTCATGTTCCTGTACCCCGCCATCCCCAACCCACCCGTGTCCCCCGCGGcgcccctcgcctccgccgtTGCAGCGAGGGCCCCAGGCGACGGCGTCGACCGCATCAGCCGCCTCCCCGACCCGATCCTCAAGAACATCGTCTCCCGCCTCCCAGCCAAGGACGCCGCGCGCACCGCCACGCTCGCCTCGCGCTGGCGCGGCCTCTGGTGCTCCGTGCCCCTGGCCCTCGTCGACGCCCACATCGTGCCGCGCGGCGTCCGGACCGACCGCATGGCGCCTGGAGGCGACGACATCACGTCCAGGGTCGGCGTCCTCGTGGCGTCCCGCGTCCTGGAGGCGCACCCGGGCCCCTTCCGCTGCGCCCACCTCACCCGGGGCCACATGGCGTCGCACCAGCCCGAGATGGAGCGCTGGCTGAAGCTCCTCGCGGCCAAGGGCGTCCAAGAACTCGTCTTCATCAACCGCCCGTGGCCGCTGGACTTCCCTCTCCCCGCCTCGCTCTTCGGCTGCGCCGCCTCGCTCACCCGCCTGCACCTAGGCGCCTGGAGGTTCCCGAGCACTGCTAGGCTCCCGCGGGCCACCCGCTTCCAAAACCTGCAGGAGCTTGTACTCAGCTTGATCGTCATCGAGGACCGAGACCTCCAATTCCTGATCGACAAGAGCCCTGTCCTGGAGATCCTCACTGTCATCACAAGCCAGACTGGTGCTCGCGTCCGCTTGGTCAGCCGCAGCTTGCGGTGCGTGCAGGTGACCATGTCTGCCCTGGCGGACATCACTGTGGTGGATGCTCCTCGACTGGAGAGGCTCTTCTTGTGGATGATTACGTGTAGCCCGCGGAGCGATATGCGCTCAAGGATCAAGATTGGCCATGCACCCAAGCTGCGCATGCTGGGACATTGGCAGCCGGAACTCGAACTAGAGATTGGCAACACCATCATCAAG GTGGGTACGAAGGTGAGCCCAAGCACCATGGTCCCAAGCGTCAAGATCTTGGCTTTGGAGTTGCAATTTGAAGTCCACAGTGAAGTCAAGATGGTGCCTTCCTTCCTCAGATGCTTTCCCAACGTCGAGACGCTCCATGTCTTT TCACTGAATGCCCCCAGTGGCACGCCTGATCTCAAGTTCTGGCTGGAGGTTGGCTGTATTGATTGTGTCCAGAAGCATGTGAAGAAGTTTGTTTTCCAAGAGTTTCGGGGGAAAAGAAGTGAGCTAGCGTTCCTCAAGTTCATCGCCGAGAGAGCGCAGGTCCTGGAGAAGATGGTGGTTATGGTGAGCTCTGCATGTTTCTCTTCTGCGGATGGTGTGACTGCCAAGCTGAAGCCACTTATTTCTGCAAAATGGGTCAGTAAAGAGTGTAAGCTGATTATCTTCAAGAGTCAATCCACTGATGGGGCTTCTCCTGCTTGGGTTTTCCGCATAGCATCTGATTTTTCATGTAGCGACCCTTTTGACCTTCTGACCGCTTATGCTGAACTCAGCAATGATGCCTCTGTGCTTCATCCTTCCAGCACTCTCTGA
- the LOC117853498 gene encoding F-box/FBD/LRR-repeat protein At1g13570, which translates to MDQQFLMGMNMREMGDISNLQLQAIMEQLGVDCPQLVGLGVDMALQYLYDATPPPPVSRRAPLASAAVSAPTGDDIDCLSRLPDGILKNVVSRLPAKDAARTAALASRWRGIWRSAPLAVVDAHILPDGFAAVRMAPGGDDPSSMLVVAAASRVLAAHPGPFRCVQLTCTHMASHRDEAARWLKLLADKGVQELAFINRPWPLDLPLPTEFFGCAASLTRLHLGVWRFPSTAGLPRSARFPHLKELVLSLIIVGDRDLQFLVDRSPVLEILTIISSQIDVRLRLISRTLRCVQLGMSALADVNVVDAPRLERLLLWMTMNHDKGSRIKIGHAPNLRMLGHWQLADHELEIGNTVIKVGTKVSPSTIVPSVKILALEVQSEVRNDVKMVPCFLKCFPNVEILHVYSQNADHTTSKLNLKFWQEAGHIECVQSHVKKFVFEEFRGNRSELSLLKFIAEKAQILEKMVVMVVSECFSSVDDVNAKLKPLTSAKWASENCKLSVFMSPVSERGSPTWHFRIGSDFSWSDPFDLMAADAEHRGNAVLHYFSSTL; encoded by the exons ATGGACCAGCAATTTCTCATGGGCATGAACATGAGGGAGATGGGCGACATCTCCAACCTGCAGTTGCAGGCTATCATGGAGCAACTCGGCGTGGACTGTCCCCAGCTCGTTGGCCTCGGCGTCGACATGGCGCTCCAATACTTGTACGACGccaccccgcccccgcccgtcTCCCGCCGCGCGCCCCTCGCCTCCGCTGCCGTCTCCGCGCCCACCGGCGACGACATCGACTGCCTCAGCCGCCTCCCTGACGGGATCCTCAAGAACGTCGTCTCCCGCCTCCCCGCCAAGGACGCCGCGCGCaccgccgcgctcgcctcgcGCTGGCGCGGAATCTGGCGCAGCGCgcccctcgccgtcgtcgacgccCACATCCTCCCGGACGGGTTTGCGGCCGTGCGGATGGCGCCCGGAGGCGACGACCCCTCGTCCatgctcgtcgtcgccgcggcgTCGCGCGTCCTGGCCGCGCATCCGGGCCCCTTCCGCTGCGTCCAACTCACCTGCACCCACATGGCGTCTCACCGGGACGAGGCCGCGCGCTGGCTGAAGCTCCTCGCCGACAAGGGCGTCCAAGAACTCGCCTTTATCAACCGCCCGTGGCCGCTtgacctccctctccccaccgAGTTCTTCGGCTGCGCCGCCTCGCTCAcccgcctccacctcggcgTCTGGAGGTTCCCGAGCACCGCCGGCCTCCCGCGCTCCGCCCGCTTCCCCCACCTCAAGGAGCTCGTCCTCAGCTTGATCATCGTGGGGGACCGAGACCTCCAATTCCTCGTCGACAGGAGCCCCGTCCTGGAGATCCTCACCATAATTTCAAGCCAGATCGACGTGCGCCTCCGCCTGATCAGCCGCACCCTGCGGTGCGTGCAGCTGGGCATGAGTGCATTGGCGGACGTCAACGTGGTGGATGCTCCTCGCCTGGAGAGGCTCTTGCTGTGGATGACCATGAATCACGATAAGGGCTCAAGGATCAAGATTGGCCATGCACCCAACCTGCGCATGCTGGGACATTGGCAGCTCGCAGATCACGAACTGGAGATTGGCAACACGGTCATCAAG GTGGGTACTAAGGTGAGCCCAAGCACCATTGTTCCGAGTGTCAAAATCTTGGCTTTGGAAGTGCAATCTGAAGTCCGCAATGATGTCAAGATGGTGCCCTGCTTCCTGAAATGCTTCCCCAACGTCGAGATACTCCATGTTTAT TCACAGAatgccgatcataccaccagcAAGCTTAATCTCAAGTTCTGGCAGGAGGCCGGCCATATTGAGTGTGTCCAGTCACATGTGAAGAAGTTTGTTTTCGAAGAGTTTCGTGGGAATAGAAGTGAACTATCGCTCCTCAAGTTCATCGCCGAGAAAGCACAGATCCTGGAGAAGATGGTGGTTATGGTGGTCTCTGAATGTTTCTCTTCAGTGGACGATGTGAATGCCAAGTTGAAGCCTCTGACTTCTGCAAAATGGGCCAGTGAAAACTGTAAGCTGAGTGTCTTCATGAGTCCAGTTTCTGAAAGGGGGTCTCCTACTTGGCATTTTCGCATAGGATCAGATTTTTCATGGAGCGACCCTTTTGACCTTATGGCAGCTGATGCTGAACACAGGGGCAATGCTGTGCTTCATTATTTCAGCAGTACTCTCTGA